The following proteins come from a genomic window of Drosophila sulfurigaster albostrigata strain 15112-1811.04 chromosome X, ASM2355843v2, whole genome shotgun sequence:
- the LOC133849335 gene encoding nuclear RNA export factor 1 isoform X1, whose product MPKRGGGGGGQRYNNNNAGNGNGNGGGNNGGGGGSRFSALKDFGDDDHQRRKDRNKRRVSFKTSQFPHKSDVKLRMQDVRRWDEDDDMSEMTTTVKQDRPSSRRRGSPIPRGKFSKLMRNAVGWYQVTIHNGQIYDKETLLRALLAAMSPHVFIPQYWRVERSCVLFFTDDFEVAERIQQLGRHAQLPDGFRLMPRVRNGIPLVTIDDEFKAKMKVVMAKRYNVQTKALDLSKFHADPDMKPLFCPLFRSNVMSCALDIICENIPDLEAINLNDNQMSTMEAFKGADKRLPNLKILYLGDNKLQSLAHLLVFRYLPIVELVLRNNPCRLRYKDPQQFVSEVRRKFPKLLKLDGFELSESSGVMPPAKASFLCDSAGAELVRQFLEQYFNIFDSGNRQPLLDAYHEHALLSISMPPMGQGGRLNNFRKFNRNLRRIISNERDDPRTKFLKSGRLACVSTLDEWPRTVHERRTFSVDLTIYNPQMMVFTVTGLFKEFTGDTDTSTTYELRHFVRTFVLVPQNTGFCIRNETIFITSATPEQLRDFKRSQHQPAPGAPMTSNVAVAAAVGETSLQNRLQQGQPPTAAVALLPPPTIPPTATATSVNPAQLDDATKMQMVQQMSTQSQMNLDWSRKCLEETNWDFNYAGFVFQKLFKENKIPPEAFIK is encoded by the exons ATGCCTAAgcgtggcggtggcggcggtggccaaagatacaacaataataatgctggcaatggcaatggaaatggagGTGGCAACAATGGTGGCGGAGGAGGATCTCGTTTCTCGGCTCTAAAAGACTTTGGTG atgACGATCATCAGCGGCGTAAGGATCGGAACAAGCGACGCGTCAGCTTTAAGACATCACAGTTTCCCCATAAGAGCGATGTGAAGTTGCGTATGCAGGACGTGCGACGTTGGGATGAGGACGATGACATGAGTGAAATGACCACCACAGTAAAG CAGGATCGGCCCAGTTCCAGGCGACGTGGTTCACCAATTCCTCGTGGCAAGTTCAGCAAGCTGATGCGGAATGCCGTTGGCTGGTATCAAGTTACG ATACACAATGGCCAGATCTACGACAAGGAGACGCTGTTGCGCGCCTTGCTGGCGGCAATGTCACCGCACGTCTTCATCCCGCAATATTGGCGAGTGGAGCGCAGCTGCGTCCTTTTCTTTACGGATGACTTTGAGGTGGCCGAGCGCATACAACAGCTGGGCAGGCACGCCCAGTTGCCGGATGGATTCCGTTTGATGCCGCGTGTGCGCAACGGTATTCCATTGGTCACCATTGACGATGAGTTCAAGGCCAAGATGAAGGTTGTGATGGCCAAGCGATACAATGTGCAGACCAAGGCCTTGGATTTGTCCAAATTCCACGCCGATCCCGATATGAAGCCACTGTTTTGTCCGCTCTTTCGTAGCAATGTGATGTCATGCGCCCTGGACATAATATGCGAAAATATTCCCGATTTGGAGGCAATCAATCTGAACGATAATCAAATGAGCACCATGGAGGCATTCAAGGGCGCCGACAAGCGTTTGCCAAATCTCAAGATACTTTATCTGGGCGACAATAAG TTGCAATCGCTGGCCCATCTGCTGGTCTTTCGTTACTTGCCGATTGTGGAGCTGGTTTTGCGCAATAATCCGTGCCGTTTGCGCTATAAGGATCCACAGCAATTTGTCAG CGAAGTAAGACGAAAGTTTCCCAAACTTTTAAAGCTG GATGGCTTTGAGTTGAGCGAATCGAGCGGCGTCATGCCACCGGCCAAGGCATCGTTTCTATGCGACAGCGCGGGCGCTGAGTTGGTTCGACAATTTTTGGAGCAGTACTTTAACATCTTTGATTCCGGCAACCGACAGCCGCTGCTCGATGCCTATCATGAGCACGCCCTGCTCTCCATTTCCATGCCTCCGATGGGTCAGGGTGGCAG aCTGAACAACTTCCGGAAGTTCAATCGTAATCTGCGTCGTATTATAAGTAACGAACGCGACGATCCACGCACAAAGTTCCTGAAGAGTGGTCGTCTCGCTTGCGTATCCACCCTCGACGAATGGCCACGCACAGTCCACGAGCGTCGCACCTTCTCTGTGGATCTGACCATATACAAT CCCCAAATGATGGTGTTCACTGTAACAGGTCTGTTTAAAGAGTTCACTGGCGACACGGACACCTCGACGACTTACGAGTTGCGGCACTTTGTGCGCACATTTGTGCTGGTTCCACAGAACACGGGCTTCTGCATTCGCAACGAGACCATCTTTATAACCAGCGCCACACCCGAGCAGTTGCGTGACTTCAAGCGCAGCCAGCATCAGCCTGCACCGGGCGCACCAATGACCAGCaacgttgcagttgcagcagctgtggGCGAAACTTCGCTGCAGAATCGTTTGCAGCAAGGTCAGccaccaacagcagctgtgGCACTGTTGCCACCACCGACAATTCCaccgactgcgacagcgacaagtGTCAATCCCGCCCAACTCGACGATGCAACCAAAATGCAAATGGTGCAACAGATGAGCACACAGAGCCAAATGAACCTCGACTGGAGTCGCAA ATGTCTCGAGGAAACCAATTGGGATTTCAATTATGCCGGTTTTGTGTTCCAGAAACTCTTTaaggaaaacaaaataccACCCGAGGCCTTTATTAAGTAG
- the LOC133849335 gene encoding nuclear RNA export factor 1 isoform X2, with product MPKRGGGGGGQRYNNNNAGNGNGNGGGNNGGGGGSRFSALKDFGDDDHQRRKDRNKRRVSFKTSQFPHKSDVKLRMQDVRRWDEDDDMSEMTTTVKDRPSSRRRGSPIPRGKFSKLMRNAVGWYQVTIHNGQIYDKETLLRALLAAMSPHVFIPQYWRVERSCVLFFTDDFEVAERIQQLGRHAQLPDGFRLMPRVRNGIPLVTIDDEFKAKMKVVMAKRYNVQTKALDLSKFHADPDMKPLFCPLFRSNVMSCALDIICENIPDLEAINLNDNQMSTMEAFKGADKRLPNLKILYLGDNKLQSLAHLLVFRYLPIVELVLRNNPCRLRYKDPQQFVSEVRRKFPKLLKLDGFELSESSGVMPPAKASFLCDSAGAELVRQFLEQYFNIFDSGNRQPLLDAYHEHALLSISMPPMGQGGRLNNFRKFNRNLRRIISNERDDPRTKFLKSGRLACVSTLDEWPRTVHERRTFSVDLTIYNPQMMVFTVTGLFKEFTGDTDTSTTYELRHFVRTFVLVPQNTGFCIRNETIFITSATPEQLRDFKRSQHQPAPGAPMTSNVAVAAAVGETSLQNRLQQGQPPTAAVALLPPPTIPPTATATSVNPAQLDDATKMQMVQQMSTQSQMNLDWSRKCLEETNWDFNYAGFVFQKLFKENKIPPEAFIK from the exons ATGCCTAAgcgtggcggtggcggcggtggccaaagatacaacaataataatgctggcaatggcaatggaaatggagGTGGCAACAATGGTGGCGGAGGAGGATCTCGTTTCTCGGCTCTAAAAGACTTTGGTG atgACGATCATCAGCGGCGTAAGGATCGGAACAAGCGACGCGTCAGCTTTAAGACATCACAGTTTCCCCATAAGAGCGATGTGAAGTTGCGTATGCAGGACGTGCGACGTTGGGATGAGGACGATGACATGAGTGAAATGACCACCACAGTAAAG GATCGGCCCAGTTCCAGGCGACGTGGTTCACCAATTCCTCGTGGCAAGTTCAGCAAGCTGATGCGGAATGCCGTTGGCTGGTATCAAGTTACG ATACACAATGGCCAGATCTACGACAAGGAGACGCTGTTGCGCGCCTTGCTGGCGGCAATGTCACCGCACGTCTTCATCCCGCAATATTGGCGAGTGGAGCGCAGCTGCGTCCTTTTCTTTACGGATGACTTTGAGGTGGCCGAGCGCATACAACAGCTGGGCAGGCACGCCCAGTTGCCGGATGGATTCCGTTTGATGCCGCGTGTGCGCAACGGTATTCCATTGGTCACCATTGACGATGAGTTCAAGGCCAAGATGAAGGTTGTGATGGCCAAGCGATACAATGTGCAGACCAAGGCCTTGGATTTGTCCAAATTCCACGCCGATCCCGATATGAAGCCACTGTTTTGTCCGCTCTTTCGTAGCAATGTGATGTCATGCGCCCTGGACATAATATGCGAAAATATTCCCGATTTGGAGGCAATCAATCTGAACGATAATCAAATGAGCACCATGGAGGCATTCAAGGGCGCCGACAAGCGTTTGCCAAATCTCAAGATACTTTATCTGGGCGACAATAAG TTGCAATCGCTGGCCCATCTGCTGGTCTTTCGTTACTTGCCGATTGTGGAGCTGGTTTTGCGCAATAATCCGTGCCGTTTGCGCTATAAGGATCCACAGCAATTTGTCAG CGAAGTAAGACGAAAGTTTCCCAAACTTTTAAAGCTG GATGGCTTTGAGTTGAGCGAATCGAGCGGCGTCATGCCACCGGCCAAGGCATCGTTTCTATGCGACAGCGCGGGCGCTGAGTTGGTTCGACAATTTTTGGAGCAGTACTTTAACATCTTTGATTCCGGCAACCGACAGCCGCTGCTCGATGCCTATCATGAGCACGCCCTGCTCTCCATTTCCATGCCTCCGATGGGTCAGGGTGGCAG aCTGAACAACTTCCGGAAGTTCAATCGTAATCTGCGTCGTATTATAAGTAACGAACGCGACGATCCACGCACAAAGTTCCTGAAGAGTGGTCGTCTCGCTTGCGTATCCACCCTCGACGAATGGCCACGCACAGTCCACGAGCGTCGCACCTTCTCTGTGGATCTGACCATATACAAT CCCCAAATGATGGTGTTCACTGTAACAGGTCTGTTTAAAGAGTTCACTGGCGACACGGACACCTCGACGACTTACGAGTTGCGGCACTTTGTGCGCACATTTGTGCTGGTTCCACAGAACACGGGCTTCTGCATTCGCAACGAGACCATCTTTATAACCAGCGCCACACCCGAGCAGTTGCGTGACTTCAAGCGCAGCCAGCATCAGCCTGCACCGGGCGCACCAATGACCAGCaacgttgcagttgcagcagctgtggGCGAAACTTCGCTGCAGAATCGTTTGCAGCAAGGTCAGccaccaacagcagctgtgGCACTGTTGCCACCACCGACAATTCCaccgactgcgacagcgacaagtGTCAATCCCGCCCAACTCGACGATGCAACCAAAATGCAAATGGTGCAACAGATGAGCACACAGAGCCAAATGAACCTCGACTGGAGTCGCAA ATGTCTCGAGGAAACCAATTGGGATTTCAATTATGCCGGTTTTGTGTTCCAGAAACTCTTTaaggaaaacaaaataccACCCGAGGCCTTTATTAAGTAG
- the LOC133849340 gene encoding LOW QUALITY PROTEIN: salivary glue protein Sgs-3 (The sequence of the model RefSeq protein was modified relative to this genomic sequence to represent the inferred CDS: deleted 1 base in 1 codon) — MGSCCSKDLDDKRSWSPEETKNGSTTSTIIAQPMDDVGSTGVFTLTRTTANTTTTTTTKAGTTTTTTTESATTADSPAQD; from the exons ATGGGCAGCTGTTGCTCCAAGGATTTGGATGATAAGCGCTCCTGGAGCCCCGAGGAGACCAAAAATGGC AGCACCACATCGACAATTATAGCACAGCCCATGGATGATGTGGGAAGCACGGGTGTT TTTACCTTGACACGTACCACAGCGaacacaaccacaacaacaacaacgaaagcaggcacaacgacaacaacaacaacagaatcagcaacaacagctgattCTCCTGCCCAGGATTAG
- the LOC133849339 gene encoding uncharacterized protein LOC133849339, with the protein MKFTVVLLLLVALIAQLSAALPMTNDAELVALDSNEEKSEKSDARASAGQRQEAAHMVIAPRKLDEEPVEPRSAMFDTIVEELHAAGVQTADKRQLETLSYKDLTRLLALWHLTQRRTYYEADENRAPPTTSD; encoded by the coding sequence ATGAAGTTCACTGTTGTACTGCTCCTCCTCGTAGCGCTGATTGCTCAACTTAGCGCAGCGTTGCCCATGACCAACGATGCCGAGCTGGTGGCTTTGGACTCCAACGAGGAAAAGTCAGAAAAGAGTGACGCCAGAGCTTCAGCGGGACAACGTCAGGAGGCGGCACACATGGTTATCGCGCCACGGAAACTGGACGAGGAACCGGTGGAGCCCCGTTCGGCTATGTTCGATACCATTGTGGAGGAGCTGCATGCGGCGGGCGTGCAGACTGCGGACAAGCGACAGCTGGAGACGCTCAGCTACAAGGACTTGACACGATTGCTGGCCCTGTGGCATCTAACGCAGCGACGCACCTACTACGAGGCTGACGAGAATCGTGCGCCGCCCACAACATCCGATTAG
- the LOC133849336 gene encoding putative sodium-dependent multivitamin transporter yields MATLGAWDYVILAIVLIISILIGVYYRFVGSKQSTTTEYLLADRSMGVTPVAFSLMASFMSAITILGVSMEIYQYGTMFAIINVSYAVSTPIAAYLILPVFYRLKTASVYEYLEQRFGYATRLAASLAFSLQMILYMGIVVYAPALALEAVTGLSQIFSVIIVGVVCTIYATMGGMKAVLMTDIYQSLLMFASIFCVIIAAWIKAGSLDVIWRTAVDNGRIDFGNFSVDPTERHTWFTQVLGGCATYLAIYGVNQTQVQRLLAVRNLRSARAALWWCLPILCLLSLSTCLSGLCIYWYYRECDPLLEGRVNSRDQVMPLFVLDTMGEYTGLSGLFVSGIFCASLSTISSAISSLSAVTLEDYLKPLVRCCAGRTLTDRQTLWYSKLLSVFYGALCVGMAFLAGSIGGLLQAALSIFGIIGGPLLGLFTLGMYSTSANQKGALAALLLSLAFSFWIGFGQPKPPIPSLDMSIEGCPIQRSYAIDVLLTNSTRAEPEPETESYFYLYRISYMWYAALGFAIAFVGGWLLSYCFAWLKWDDNRPIYQDADCTLIKHDLFVPPLAKRLQRKQMPRVIVTNTSSTASSEELPPKDIA; encoded by the coding sequence ATGGCTACGCTTGGTGCCTGGGATTATGTCATACTGGCGATTGTCCTGATCATCTCCATACTGATCGGGGTTTACTATCGCTTTGTGGGCAGCAAACAGAGCACCACAACGGAATATTTGCTGGCCGATCGCTCCATGGGCGTCACACCGGTGGCATTCAGTTTAATGGCCAGCTTCATGTCCGCCATCACCATACTCGGCGTCTCCATGGAGATCTATCAGTATGGCACCATGTTTGCCATCATTAACGTCTCGTATGCGGTGTCCACGCCCATTGCCGCCTACCTCATACTGCCGGTATTCTATCGTCTGAAGACGGCGAGTGTTTACGAGTATCTGGAGCAACGTTTTGGCTATGCCACTCGACTGGCTGCATCGTTGGCCTTCTCCCTGCAAATGATACTCTACATGGGCATTGTGGTTTATGCGCCAGCTTTGGCCCTGGAGGCCGTCACGGGATTGAGTCAGATCTTTTCGGTGATAATTGTGGGCGTCGTTTGCACCATTTATGCGACAATGGGTGGCATGAAGGCGGTGCTTATGACGGACATCTATCAGTCGCTGCTCATGTTTGCGTCCATCTTTTGCGTGATCATTGCTGCGTGGATCAAGGCGGGCAGCTTGGATGTCATATGGCGCACAGCGGTGGACAATGGGCGCATTGACTTTGGCAACTTCAGCGTAGATCCCACCGAGCGGCATACGTGGTTCACCCAAGTCCTAGGCGGATGTGCCACCTACCTAGCGATCTATGGTGTCAATCAAACCCAGGTGCAGCGACTGCTTGCCGTAAGGAATCTACGGTCAGCGCGTGCGGCCCTCTGGTGGTGTCTGCCCATCCTTTGTCTGCTCAGTCTGAGCACCTGCTTGTCCGGACTGTGCATCTATTGGTATTATCGCGAATGCGATCCGCTGCTGGAGGGACGCGTTAACTCCCGGGATCAAGTGATGCCGCTCTTTGTGCTGGACACCATGGGCGAATACACTGGACTATCGGGTCTCTTTGTTTCGGGTATTTTTTGCGCCAGCCTTTCGACGATTAGTTCGGCAATAAGCTCGCTGTCGGCTGTGACGCTGGAGGATTACCTGAAGCCCCTGGTGCGTTGTTGCGCTGGACGAACCCTCACGGACCGCCAGACGCTCTGGTATTCCAAGTTGCTGTCGGTCTTCTATGGTGCCCTGTGCGTAGGCATGGCCTTCTTGGCCGGTTCCATTGGCGGCTTGTTGCAGGCGGCGCTCTCCATCTTTGGCATCATTGGTGGTCCGCTGTTGGGCCTCTTTACGCTGGGCATGTATTCGACGTCGGCGAACCAAAAGGGAGCCCTTGCCGccctgctgctgtcgttggcCTTCTCCTTTTGGATTGGTTTCGGACAGCCCAAGCCGCCCATACCCAGCCTGGACATGTCTATCGAGGGGTGTCCCATACAACGCAGCTACGCCATCGATGTGCTGCTGACGAACTCAACGCGCGCCGAACCTGAACCTGAGACGGAATCGTATTTTTACCTGTATCGCATTAGCTACATGTGGTATGCAGCCTTGGGTTTTGCCATCGCCTTTGTGGGCGGCTGGCTGTTGTCCTATTGCTTTGCCTGGCTCAAATGGGATGACAATCGACCGATCTATCAGGATGCGGACTGTACGCTCATCAAGCATGATCTCTTTGTGCCACCGCTGGCGAAACGTTTGCAGCGCAAGCAAATGCCACGCGTCATTGTCACGAACACCAGCAGCACCGCCAGCTCCGAGGAGCTGCCGCCAAAGgatattgcataa
- the LOC133849337 gene encoding probable 6-phosphogluconolactonase: MSAYPDCAFHLRVAETEDELVQNLSQVIKVYADTAFHRNGTFRLGVSGGSLVQLLTRALVALQLDTSTWKFFFCDERYVPHDHNDSTFNAYKTHMLTKLPSILESQFVKANTSLPLDKCAQDYETELKRIFGNASPEFDLLLLGMGPDGHTCSLFPEQPESLAEKQRLVIPISDSPKPPPQRITFTLPLLNNARQLVFVVTGASKSAVVKRVFEERDKELPSSWIEPVNGELTLIADAAAAASLTSRQIKC; this comes from the exons ATGTCAGCATATCCGGACTGTGCATTCCATTTGAGAGTTGCCGAAACAGAGGATGAGCTGGTGCAGAATCTCAGTCAAGTGATCAAGGTATATGCAGATACCGCATTCCACAGGAACGGAACATTTCGCCTTGGTGTTTCAG GTGGCTCTCTAGTGCAGCTGTTAACTCGCGCCCTTGTTGCCCTTCAGTTGGACACAAGCACTTGGAAATTTTTCTTCTGTGATGAACGCTATGTGCCCCATGACCACAATGATTCCACATTTAATGCGTATAAGACACATATGCTGACCAAATTGCCCAGCATACTGGAAAGTCAATTTGTGAAAGCGAATACATCGTTGCCTCTGGACAAATGTGCTCAGGACTATGAGACGGAGTTGAAACGTATATTCGGCAATGCGAGCCCTGAGTTtgatttgctgttgctgggcaTGGGACCGGATGGACACACGTGTTCTCTGTTCCCAGAGCAACCGGAAAGTTTAGCGGAAAAGCAGCGTCTGGTCATTCCCATCAGTGATTCACCAAAACCGCCACCACAACGCATAACATTCACGCTGCCACTGCTCAACAATGCCAGACAATTGGTCTTTGTGGTCACGGGTGCCAGCAAATCGGCTGTTGTCAAG CGCGTGTTTGAGGAGCGCGATAAAGAGTTGCCTTCTTCATGGATAGAACCCGTCAATGGAGAGCTGACATTGATTGCGGACGCCGCTGCGGCTGCGTCATTAACGTCTAGACAAATCAAGTGCTGA
- the LOC133849334 gene encoding zinc finger protein 37, with protein sequence MSKSPAMPDNMMTQYGGDFDAERVCRVCLREVGDFYFIYDEAPVEQGANIAQILNECTRYTCERYDKLPHHMCDTCIKAACQAYRFKRDAEKSYRSLVAMLGRTPALKPNSSEVCTQTEQLAMLQCGMCSEQFLNALELRLHRKRQHKQQQLEQLQCQVCAAQFQQFRQLRTHLIEQHNQTSTSPLLRRRPRLECGDCKRVFSRRDHLQRHMRTVHKERDGVDEMEGEQSMDTPWPAIDEATMQSGDELESAAVLLNNCAADDEEEQGQERDQQSAYQSHTNPISSNEEADDDDELEAEAKQTLWLQIKPEPELEQLDADDKRRKKPHSKQQKEDELEEAHVKEEEELLPIKQERQRMDSVQQLEEAEEEENVELFEEALHSSDEEEEEADDEEEVDVEEEEQEEEEADESDLEELDDEEKPPASAETKVQIVREYLQQAGTATGTGTGKGTQSTSGGKQRRRRRNKQTIDAQPNPENRCDICQRTFSRHCHLLRHKLSHLEKKPHSCPHCPKAFARSDHLKAHVQSLHGSKEHKCVLCEAAFTRSDALERHKLSKHNGEGLDASSELKLQLSEHTCEYCAKRFSSKTYLRKHTLLHTEFLYACKSCDETFKERQQLRCHEKTHTGQRNFLCCICGDSFARNDYLRVHMRRHNGEKPYKCRYCIKAFPRATDLKVHERYHTGTKPNLCNTCGKSFHRAYNLTIHMRTHTGERPYKCDQCPKSFSQSNDLKAHIRRHTGERYKCPHCDAYFLQLYHMRNHCLSAHNKHIETKTGRLQRTGLLDEPTHSHLTTVVMPPAAPTTTTTITAAVAATTTMAVPLPAAATPLVHSPVAYNTSSPVATVQDGFVSTASNASATGTTTTTPTPFGAFNITPVVMAHLMYNHGGQHDSQQSNASGSERATGK encoded by the exons ATGAGCAAATCACCCGCAATGCCCGACAACATGATGACTCAATACGGCGGCGACTTTGATGCGGAGCGCGTGTGTCGCGTTTGCCTGCGAGAAGTGGGCGACTTCTACTTCATCTACGATGAGGCGCCGGTGGAGCAGGGCGCCAACATTGCCCAGATCCTCAACGAGTGCACGCGATACACGTGCGAGCGTTACGACAAGTTGCCGCATCACATGTGTGACACCTGCATCAAGGCGGCCTGTCAAGCGTATCGCTTTAAGCGCGACGCCGAGAAATCGTATCGCTCCTTGGTCGCGATGCTGGGCAGGACGCCAGCATTGAAGCCGAACAGCAGCGAGGTCTGCACACAGACCGAACAGCTGGCCATGCTGCAGTGCGGCATGTGTAGCGAACAGTTCTTGAATGCGCTCGAGTTGCGTTTGCATCGCAAGCGACAGcataaacaacagcaactggagcAGCTGCAGTGTCAGGTGTGTGCGGCACAGTTCCAGCAGTTCCGCCAGCTGCGCACACATCTCATCGAGCAGCACAATCAGACGTCCACATCGCCGCTGCTGCGACGCCGACCGCGTCTCGAGTGTGGCGACTGCAAGCGCGTCTTCAGCCGACGCGATCATCTTCAGCGTCACATGCGCACAGTGCACAAGGAACGCGATGGTGTCGACGAGATGGAGGGGGAGCAGTCAATGGACACTCCATGGCCGGCCATTGATGAGGCCACCATGCAGAGCGGCGATGAGCTGGAATCGGCCGCTGTGCTGCTCAACAACTGCGCCGCTGACGATGAGGAGGAGCAGGGTCAGGAGCGGGATCAACAGAGTGCGTATCAGAGTCATACGAATCCCATATCGAGTAACGAGGAGGCggatgacgacgacgaactTGAGGCGGAGGCCAAGCAAACGCTGTGGCTGCAAATCAAGCCAGAGCCGGAGCTGGAGCAACTGGATGCAGATGACAAGCGTCGCAAAAAGCCGCATAGCAAGCAGCAGAAAGAGGACGAACTGGAGGAGGCGCATGTGAAAG AGGAAGAGGAGCTGCTGCCAATTAAGCAGGAGCGTCAGCGCATGGATAGCGTGCAACAActggaggaggcggaggaggaggagaacgTGGAGCTCTTCGAAGAAGCGTTGCACAGCTccgacgaggaggaggaggaggcggatgACGAGGAAGAGGTAGACgtagaggaggaggagcaggaagaggaagaggccGATGAAAGCGACTTGGAGGAGCTGGACGATGAGGAGAAGCCACCTGCAAGCGCCGAGACAAAAGTGCAAATTGTGCGCGAATATCTGCAGCAGGCAGGCACAGCAACTGGAACAGGAACAGGAAAAGGAACCCAATCGACATCTGGTGGAaaacagcgacgtcgacgccgcAACAAGCAAACAATCGATGCACAACCAAATCCCGAGAATCGCTGCGACATCTGTCAGCGCACGTTCTCACGCCACTGCCATCTGTTGCGGCACAAGCTGTCGCATCTGGAGAAGAAGCCGCACAGCTGTCCCCACTGCCCAAAGGCCTTTGCACGCAGCGATCATCTGAAGGCGCATGTCCAGAGTCTGCACGGCAGCAAGGAGCACAAGTGTGTGCTATGCGAGGCGGCCTTCACACGCTCCGATGCGCTCGAGCGGCACAAGCTGAGCAAGCACAATGGCGAGGGACTCGATGCGAGCAGCGAACTGAAGCTGCAGCTCAGCGAACACACCTGCGAATATTGCGCGAAGCGTTTCTCGAGCAAAACCTATTTGCGGAAGCACACGCTGCTCCACACCGAGTTCCTCTATGCGTGCAAGAGCTGCGACGAGACGTTCAAGGAGCGGCAACAGTTGCGGTGCCACGAGAAGACGCACACCGGCCAGCGGAACTTCCTCTGCTGCATCTGCGGCGACAGCTTTGCACGCAACGATTATCTGCGCGTCCACATGCGACGCCACAACGGTGAGAAGCCCTACAAGTGTCGCTACTGCATCAAGGCGTTTCCGCGTGCCACCGATCTCAAGGTGCACGAACG CTACCACACTGGCACCAAACCCAATTTGTGCAACACGTGCGGCAAGAGTTTCCATCGCGCCTACAATCTGACCATACACATGCGCACACACACCGGCGAACGTCCGTACAAGTGCGATCAGTGCCCCAAGAGCTTCAGCCAGAGCAACGATCTCAAGGCGCACATCCGACGCCACACCGGCGAGCGGTATAAGTGTCCGCATTGCGATGCCTACTTCCTGCAATTGTATCACATGCGCAACCATTGCCTCAGTGCCCACAACAAGCACATCGAAACGAAGACGGGGCGCCTGCAACGCACCGGGCTGCTCGATGAGCCAACGCACTCGCATCTGACCACCGTTGTAATGCCGCCAGCGgcgccgacgacgacgaccacAATAACtgcggcggtggcggcaacgacaacgatggcTGTGCCATTGCCTGCGGCGGCCACGCCCCTTGTCCACTCGCCTGTCGCCTACAATACATCGTCGCCGGTGGCAACAGTGCAGGATGGATTTGTGAGCACCGCCAGCAATGCGTCAGCGACAggaacgacgacgacgacgccgacaCCTTTTGGCGCCTTCAACATAACGCCAGTTGTGATGG CGCATCTCATGTATAACCATGGCGGACAACACGACAGCCAGCAGAGCAATGCCAGCGGCAGCGAACGTGCAACGGGCAAATAG